The Candidatus Methylomirabilis limnetica genome contains the following window.
GCCCCCGCGCGGGGGGCGACGTTTTCGTCTGTTCCGTGGGGAACCGAGGGATGAGGTTTCAATCCACTCCCCAGCGCGGTGGGCGACCGAGTCGTTTGCCGCGTCGAAAAGCTGACTGATCTTGTCCTTGAACTCGCGGGGCGTCGCGCCGCCGACACGGAATTGAAGGTAGCGGGCCTGCTTGCCCCCCTGGGCGGCGTTGGCTTCATCGTAGAGCTTGGCAGAGATGAGTTTGAAGACTTCCTCGAAGGCGTCAACGCCAGCGTTGGCAAGGACAAGGTTCTCCATGTCCAGGATGATCTTCTTCAGCGTGGCTTGCTCTTTGACCAGGACGTTATGCTCGGCAAGGTCGGTAAGGGTCCAGCGTTCGGCCGGGTAGCCGTAATCCTGCATGAGCATTCGTATGTAGAGCTGCCGGATGATCTCTTCCGGCTTGGCCGGGCGTTCCTGCCCGGTGGCGAAGCACTTGAGGTGGGGCTTGCCCCGTTTCAGGCAGATTTCGAGGGCGTCCGTCGCGCCCGACTTGAAGACCATCAGGGCGTGCGCGCTTCCCCGTAAGATGTCGTGAACCGTCTGGGCGTTCGCCCCCTTGCCGCTATTCCCAGCCATCGCTATTTTCCGCTTTCATCCAGTGAACGCTTGCCGTCACCTGCGGCACCGTGGACGTTCCCACCGACGACCACGGGCACCTTTCCCGCCGCCAGGTGCACGGCGAGGTTAACCCGATGACCTCGTGCAACAACCTCCTGGAGAAGCATAGCAGAGCTGGCCGGGTCATGGTAGTCCCGCCAGAGCTGCCTCAAGCCATGGCCGCCCTTGTCCCCCAGAGAGGGCTCGACCCTCATCGAAGGCGTTTGCGCCATCATGGTTGAGATAGGCGATGCCCGGGATGCCGCCCTTGCCGGATCGAATTTTCAGGTGGGGGGGATTGTGGGCGAGATCGAGATCTGGCAGTTCGAGGCTGACCACATCACCGAGTCGGAGCCCGGTCTGGAGGCACAGCTGGAGCATCGCGTGATTGCGCCAGCCGGCCAGTGTCGGGGGTGGGGGGTCTTGGCCGGCCGGTGGAGCTCCTGTTTCGAGGGGACGACGGGGGCAACGAGTGGAGGGAGCCGCAGTGACTGCAGGAGGTCTGGTGGAAGGCTGAGAGGAAGATATTGGGTGCGCGTGATCCACCGGGACCACTGGCGCAGAGCGGCAATCCGCCGGTTGACGGTGGTGGGTTCGAGGCGTTGATGGAGTTGAAGGTCCTGGGCATGCGCTCGAAGGGCTTGGGAGGTGATCTGTGCGGGACTTCTGACGCCTTGACCGGCGAGCCAGCGAGCCAACAGGGTGAGATCGCGCCGATAGGCCCGGATGGTCAGTGGCCGGCGGCCCTGGTCGCGAAGCTAGGTGGTGAAAGCCGAGAGCGTGGTGGACCAGTCTGGGTTCGGGAGTGGATCCACTGGGGGCCTCTTATTCTGTGGCCAGCGCGAAGCGGATCGCCGTTTCCACTGCCTCGATCTTCTCGGCGCTGCGCGTGGTGATATGCTCCCGGAGGCTGGTCTTGGTAATGGTGAGAATCGTATCCAGGTTCATGGCACACGGCTGGGGGAGGTCATCCTCAGGGCGAGTGGGACTTCGGCGGGGATCTGCCGGATACGGGTCGTGACGGAAGCGACCGTCATGGCGCTAGACTATCATATTGAGTGCGCCTCCCCCCAGTTGTGCAAGCGTAGCCCTGGGATTCGGGGGAAGTCCCTGTAATCAAGGGTCGCCACTTTAAAGTCGAGCTCCATAGCCGTGGCGGCGATTAAGAGGTCGTGGGCCCCGATGCGTTGGCCGCTCGCGGCAAGCTCTGCCCAGAGGCGGGCGTGGATCCTGGCCGTCTCGAGACCGAACTCGAGGATGGGAAATCGAGCGAGAATCGCCTCGACGAACCGTTCGCGTTGCAACCGGCGAGCGAGATCGGCGGCCCGGTAGACGCCATGGAGGAGCTCGCTGGCGGTGATGGCGCTCAGGACAACCGGTTCTTCCGCCATCGCGTCGGTGGTGGTCGTGAGCGCAAAGCGGCCTCGTTCCGCCGCGATTAAGACGCTTGAGTCGAGGACAAGGCCCATGGATCGGTCGGTAGAGTGAGGGTAAGGCGTGCCGCTTTCAGATCGTCGGCGAAATGCGCGGCGTCTTCAGGATCCAGGTGGGGGAGCTCAGCCAGGATGCCGGGCAGCTCGGCCAGGCGCACGCGGCCGGAGAGGGGCGTGGGGCCCAGCTCAGCTACCGGCTTGCCTCCCTTTGTGAGGATGACGCGCTCGCCATAGAAGCGCACCCTGTCAATGAGGCCAGAAAAGTGGCGGGTTGCTTCTGTGATCGTGATCGATTTCGGCATGATAATCCTCCTCTAATAATATGATTCTCTGTTTATAGTAGAGCGTGTACTGTATGTTGTCAAGGGGTCCAAGAACAGGGGGTTGCGGAACCCAAAAACAGAGATCGCCATAGCTGAGATACTGCTGGGTAATCGAGGAGCAGAACTACTCCGGACCGACTATGTCGATACCATCAACAACAGAAGGCGCAACGCAGCACGCTCACAGCCGGTGGAACGTGCTGCAGTGGAAGTCCGCACAGAGCATGGCTTCCTGCCGCAGTGTGGAAAAGCCGCTGGCTTTCCCACACCTCCCACAGGCCCAACTACCACCGAACAAGGGTGGGTCCTTTTTGCTTTATCACGGTGGGTCCCTTTTGCGTTGTCAAAACGAGGGGGCGACCAACGTAGCCACTTATCCGGCCGAACATACCAAGTTTCAATCCACGCCCCCGCGCGGGGGGCGACTGACCTTCTTTAAGTCCGCGCAGCGCCTGCGAAATCCAGGACGTTTACGCGAACTCCCACGCTGCGGCCTGTCATGTCCGCACGCGGGACAGCGGTTTCCCAAAATCCGTAGAATTCATAAGGAGATACGCCCCCGCGAACCACCCAGGGTTTTCCTGTCAGCTTTGGGTTCGCGCTACTAGAAAACAAGAGGGCCCTCCTGATCGAGAGTTGGCTTGGCGCCCACGTGCTCCACACGGTGTTTCCAGTTTGCGCCGAGGAAATAGAACCGCAGACTGTCCTTCTCCTGGTCCATCATCCCGATAAGCTTGCCCCGCAAGCTCGCCCATTGGGCTGGATCTACGATAAATCGGGACAGACACTATTATCGTGACGATTCGTGGTGTTTACGATCATGATCGTGCCTGCCACGGATTAGCCGAACCGTTGCATCCGGCCATCCGTATCATGTGAGGCAACGAGGGAATGATCGCCAGGCGATCTTTCGGAACGACAGCGATTCGAAGGCGCACGATTACAGAGCGACCGCTGCGCAGACGCGGGTTCATCTGGGAAGTGCGCAGGAAACTGGACGAGTAATACACGTGTTGCGGAGAGGAAGGCCAAGAAAGGATTTCAATAAATAGTGTCTGTCCCTATTATCACTATTATCAGACGCATGGATAATCGCTCAGTAGCCATTTGCCACTCCTTCCTGGAGCGGAAATGGCGCGCTGGACCATCCAACGTCGCTGCTGCTCTCGGCACCCGCTCATGGGAGTAAGGGTCGCCGATTTCCCGGGGGTTGTCTACGTGTTCACGATGACCGATCCTGGCGTTCACGATACCGATCCTGGCGTTCACGATCGAGTGATCTTTGCGTTCACGATGGACCGAAATTCGCAATAAACCAAACGGATCTCGTTTTGAGGGATGCGCAATGGCCCCCATTGACCTGATGCGACAAGGTACGGAGATCCGGCGTCTTGCGGCCACACATGGGGTCGTCCGCGTACGGGTGTTCGGATCGCGCGCGCGGGGTGAAGCCTGCGCTGCTAGTGACCTCGACCTCCTCGTGGACCTGGCCCCCGACCGTGACCTTCTGGATCTTATCGCCTTCAAGCTGGACGTAGAAGACCTCCTAGGGCGCCGCGTGGACGTTCTCACTGAGGCGGCCCTGAGCCCGTACCTCCGGGAGGGGGTCCTGGCAGAGGCGAGGCCCCTGTGAAGGACCCAGCCGTCTACCTGCGTCACATCCGAGATGCCATCGCCCGGATCGGGAAGTACAAGATAAAATCATCCGGAAACCTGGCCCGGTTCCGCTTCACTACGCGGTCAGCCGGCGGGTGATCTCATCGAGGAACTCGCGCGCGGCTGCGATCCCGCTGCGGGCCTGCTCCTCAGAAATCACCATCAGGGTATAGTCGCCTTCTGCCCGATCCTCAAATGCATCTCGCAGCCTAAGAAAATGATGAGGCGAGATCTCGCCGCTATGGATGAACTGCTGATTGAATGCCGCAATCACACCGGAGTGCTTGGATCGCCGAATATCCCTGGTCAGGAGAAGCGCCTGGGCTCCGTAGAACATGGCGTAATAGGCTCGGTCAGGATTCCAAAACCTCATCGGGAAAAAGCAATCCGATCAACTCGCGGACTACCGGCAATGCCTGTTTCACATCTTCCGTCAGCACTCCCTCTCCACCCACACTGGGATACCGCTCGGCGAAGTAGAAGCCGGAGATTCTTTCGCACGCCGGACGGAACGGCGCGAGTCTTGACTCAAAGGCTGCGGCGTCATCGAGGAGGCTATGCAGGGTGTGAATTTTCTTTAGCCTCCAGCCGTGGCCCAGCAAGTACGCTTTGAGATATTTCTCCAGCGCCTGCTGAAGGAAGAATCCGGCTCCATCGCCATCACCATCGGCCAGCATCACACGGATACGATGCCAATCCTGCCGCGCGACCTTTCGCTAGCCCTCAATGTAGAGCGATTCTTCGTGTGGGCTCATAGCGCGACTCCGGAATGAACAATCTCCCGGACGAATTGATCCCCTCGGCCCAGGCGATCAGCCAGTTCTTCCGGCGTCAGGACCAGCGGCGACAGGGGCATGCCACGACTCAGGTCCCTGACCACAGCAAGCACCGAAGCCATCCGTTCATAAAATCGCTCTTTCGTAACTGCGATCACCAACAGATCAATGTCGCTGTGCTCTGTCACCTCGTTCCGCGCAGCCGATCCGTACAGGATAACCTGTTGGGCGTCATACTGCTCCCGAAGGCGATTTGCGATGGCCTTGAGGCGAACGCTGTCAATGAGTTGCGACACATCTGCCATAGCGTCTCCTCACATTTGGTCTTTCACGTTCAGGCTGAACTGCTGATTGAACGCCGCAATCACTCCGGAGTGTGTGGATCGCCGGATATCCCTGGTTAGGGGAGGCGCCCAGGCTCCGTAGAACATATTCCGACAGCACCAAGAGTTGCCGGATGGTGTCGAAGACGGTCTTGAATTGGACGTCATATTTCTTCTCGAGTTCATGCAGACGCCGAGCCAGTGCTGTGTTGGAGGCAACCATCCGACGCAGCCGCACGAATGTCCGCATGATCTCGATGTTCACCTGCACGGCGTGAGCGCTTCGTAGTACGCTCGATCGCACCGCCACGCCTTCCTTAGAAATCCCCCCCACCCGTTCCCTCCCCCTCCGAGGGGGGAGGGGGTGAAGATGCCTTTTCGTGCGCCGTGGTGCGGCCCGTGCCGCATGGGGTGTGCTAGGTGAAGGTGTAGGGCAGGTACCGGCGACCGCCCCAGGAACTTGAGGCGCCAGAATGGAACCTCAAACTCTCGAACTCGTCGGGCGATAGCTGGAGCATAAAGTCGGGCGGAAATATGAAACCCTGCTTCACCAGCCACCGGATGCCCAAGGCCTTGCCTTGCCATGAGATAAGCTATCAGCGGCTCGGGAGTGCGGCCGGACAAAGCGACGTCGTAACGGACATCCTTTTCGGCGCATTATGCCGCATGCGACTCGGACACGCGGTCGCCGTGTGCGCCGGCCGCCATTGGCTCGGTGCCCTTCGATCCCGCCAACTCCCGCGCAAGTTCGGCCATCTCCTCCTGGGCGTTGAGGATCTCGTTAAAGGTGAGCTTGGACCAGCGCTCGATCTGCTCGCGTCGACTTCCCTCCCAGGTCGTGAGGCTCCAGTCGGTCCGATCTCGATCTGTCTCCTCAACCATTTTCCTCCTCCTTTCGGAATCTGAGATTGTCGACGTCCGCGAGATCCTGGGGCCGTCCCGCTTCCTGCTTCATGCGCTTTAACGTCTCCAGCGCCACCACCCGAATGCCTCCCACGTCCGATAGGTCGCGAACCGTAGCGTCCCTGTAGGCCTCCTCGAACGGACTCGGGTATGGTATAGTATCGTCAACTACGCTGACCTCGTCTTGAGGGGCACTCCAGCAATTCGACGGGC
Protein-coding sequences here:
- a CDS encoding nucleotidyltransferase domain-containing protein; the protein is MADVSQLIDSVRLKAIANRLREQYDAQQVILYGSAARNEVTEHSDIDLLVIAVTKERFYERMASVLAVVRDLSRGMPLSPLVLTPEELADRLGRGDQFVREIVHSGVAL
- a CDS encoding type II toxin-antitoxin system Phd/YefM family antitoxin, with the translated sequence MPKSITITEATRHFSGLIDRVRFYGERVILTKGGKPVAELGPTPLSGRVRLAELPGILAELPHLDPEDAAHFADDLKAARLTLTLPTDPWALSSTQAS
- a CDS encoding type II toxin-antitoxin system VapC family toxin gives rise to the protein MGLVLDSSVLIAAERGRFALTTTTDAMAEEPVVLSAITASELLHGVYRAADLARRLQRERFVEAILARFPILEFGLETARIHARLWAELAASGQRIGAHDLLIAATAMELDFKVATLDYRDFPRIPGLRLHNWGEAHSI
- a CDS encoding ORF6N domain-containing protein translates to MKQGFIFPPDFMLQLSPDEFESLRFHSGASSSWGGRRYLPYTFT
- a CDS encoding nucleotidyltransferase family protein; its protein translation is MAPIDLMRQGTEIRRLAATHGVVRVRVFGSRARGEACAASDLDLLVDLAPDRDLLDLIAFKLDVEDLLGRRVDVLTEAALSPYLREGVLAEARPL
- a CDS encoding HEPN domain-containing protein, whose product is MRFWNPDRAYYAMFYGAQALLLTRDIRRSKHSGVIAAFNQQFIHSGEISPHHFLRLRDAFEDRAEGDYTLMVISEEQARSGIAAAREFLDEITRRLTA